In Brassica napus cultivar Da-Ae chromosome C2, Da-Ae, whole genome shotgun sequence, the sequence GTTTTAATTGTTGGATctttaaatattaagttttggGTTGTTCGCCGTCTGGATTGTGTTTTGAAGCCCGTTGATTTTTCTCTTACGATGAAGAATGTAATTTTTCATTTATGTTCTTCAAAAATAgctatattatcaaaatatctTTGTATTTAAtccattaattatattactaaaactatATAAGATTGTATTTTATCATTTACCATATAAATAATCAGGTTTGGGATTTATATGAAGAATATTATACGacactattattattttctaataatatTTCCAAAAATTGATTGATTATTAGATACATTGTTtacatttgatttttaaataagttgttattttataaacatatttttagatttgattttataatccttttattgaattttggtgAGGTCTCACTGTGTCTCTGTTGGTTTTGGGGTTGTCGGTTTTGGCTCCGGAAAGAGGATATTCTTTTGCCAGCTATGTATTTCACCgttattttttcttgttttttaatCAATCCAccaaatgacaaaaaaaaacacataattttttttgaacttgaaaaataatatatatatatatatatacaaattgaAGAGAATTTAACAtcaataatttgtttatcaaataaaaaaacacatcTGATAAACAGTTCAACGATCTCACCTGTTATTGGTAAATTGAATCTATGCACATGTGTACTTTGTCTATCAAAGCCACAACACTTATCATATACACGGGAATACCGTATCCATTAATTTTCTATTAAGTTTTAGTGGGAAATATATTGTGTCAAATAATAGTAAACATGATTtagaaaaacagaaacaaacaatataatgttaagcttacttatataaaatgttatgttaGTGACGAAGAATCAGTTATATTGGAAGCTTGAACAACGTCGAGATTAACAATTGGGTTATATGGCGTTTTGGTTAAACGGCGGGTTAAATATTACTCAATGGTTTACGGTTATTGATAATCGGTTATCAGTTGTAACTACCCTTGCCTAATATAAAAGCAAGGCTCGTGTGTTGTACACTAAGGAGGTTAGTGTATTTCCTTGCCAAGCCCCAGGGACGTAGCCCCACCGGTGAACTCTGGGTCATCAAATAAACTATGTATTGAAGTTTGGTCTAGACGACCGGACTTGTTCAAGTTGGGCTAACTAGCACAAGTCTCGCGCGTATGAACTATGGGCCTAATCGACAAATCCCATTAGGTCAAGTTCTGATTATATCAGATGGAGAGGTCACGACAGATGCCCTAACACAAGAAGACACAAGGGAAACACAGAGGAGAGGCACAGAAGAGTGATAGCTCGAGAGAGCCTGAGACCAGGGCTTGGTCTGAAGAGAGAGAGCTAGAGATAACTAGGTTCTCGGTACCCTAGCTAGGCTCTTCCCTATATACTTGTATCTCTAGGTGATTTGTAACAGAGATCAAGAGAGGACGATAGAAACTGTAACCTCTGGATATTGTACTCTCGTGTTTTGATATAATGGAAGGTTGAGAGACTGATTTCTCTCTCCGGTGAGTATAGCTCTTTTTTCACATCGAGGAAGGGAGGTGAACATCGGGTTAACAAAAGTGTCTTGTGTTCGTTCTTTACTTGTTTGATTCGTGTTCCGCGTACTTGATTAGTGACTAGGTTTGCGATAAGAACTACTGTAAGCATTCCAGGAAAGAGAAAAATTCcctaacaagtggtatcagagcgctGGTTGTGGCGATTAAGGGTTTGTCTAGGTCGAAGCTGGATCGATTCTGAAGAAGTAGAATCAGGGGATTAGTAGTCCCGATCGCGTCACGGGTTCAAGTGTAACGAATCAGAGATGATGCTGAAGGATAAGCAGCatcaaagaaagaagaagatgacgttCGTGTGTGGTATGCGAAGGAAACGTCGGAAACGGAAGAAGGTCCAATCGGATCTAATGGTTTCGGGTCTGTGAAATTAGACGCAAGCAAGGGATGCTGCAGGGTTTGCGAGAACAGGAAGATCCAAAGACTGAGGTAAGAACAGCTTCACAGATGAGCTTGTTCAAGAACAGCGGCACAGTTAAGTGTGTCTGTGGTCTGCATGGTTAGAGATTGATTTGATGGTTGTTTGAGATGGAGgatatctcaagttgaagacaTATTCATATTAAGTCAGAACAAGGCTTAAGGAGATGGAATCAAAGTCTGGTCATCAATTTCTCAAGTTCAAATCTTCAAAATAAATGATCTCATTCCAATGGAGTCACAAGAAAGGTTGTGATGGTTGGTTACACAGGTTAGAACTGAAGCTTTTAGGATCACAAGGGATGTATGCTGTCTTTGCAAAAGATGATCAAGGTTCTAGTATGGGTCAGATTGTGCATTGGTCAGTTTGATTGTGGAAGAGATATGTTGTGTGGTTTCAGAAAGGTGTAAAGAATGGCAGTTGGTGACACTCTGTTATCTCAGGTCTAGGAGACGCCTTAGAAGTTGAAGATGGTATGTGTGTTCAGAGGCTATTCGGATTTTGATCAGTGGTTCCAAGGTTCAGGTGTGAACAAGAAGTTGCAGAGAAGTTTTCAACGTGAGGAGGCGTTGATCAGGTTTGGAACGAGACATGGTGTTTGTACTTTGAGGCTTCAAAGTCAGTTCAGTTAAGAAGATTTGAGTTGCATGGTTGAAGGTTCAGTCACAGAGAGGTTAAGGATCAAGTTCTTGTGGTTAAAACGAAGCTCAAGTGAGGATGATCAAGGTTAAAGATCACAATGGAGCTTGTAGCAGCACATGTTGGTTTCTTGTGGCAATGATGTGACGAAACAGATGGCGTTCTGTTTTGAGTCAGCGCAAGAGCATGAGTGAATATCATTGGGTACATGAGATGTAATGTTTCTGGTTGATAGAAACATGTTGTATCTCCACGAAGAAAGAACTAGAACAAAGGAAAATTGTGTAAAGGCCTACACAAGTATATGTTGGAGCAAATGGCCATTTGTGGTAACAACATGTAGTAGTTTTGGTGAGGTCGTGTGAGTGACAAGAACAAGCCATGGGAGAAGGAGATTCAAGGTTAGAGTTTGCTTGGAGATTCTAGTCAAAAGCAGAGGAAAATGTGCAGAAAGAATCTGGTAGAACAGGTTGAGCGACACTTATTCAGGAAGCATTGTTCACTACCACAGCTAGGAGAAGCGTGTGTGAGTTTACCTTAGAAGAATCGTCATGGTGGTCTGAGTCAGAGGTTTAGAGGAACagactaaaaataaataagggACGACAAGCTTGGTGTCATGACCAAAGTCGTCAAGGTGGAGCTCTCGGACAAAGAGGTAAAGCTCTGAATCATCAAAAGGATGAAGTTGTAATCTTCCAAGGAGAAAATACTTGCGGACTTGACAAATATGAAATCAGGCTGGACGGGTCACGGTCAGGTCTGAGAGGAAGGAGGATGCAAGCACCAAAGGTTTTTTTTGGTGGAGTTTGCACACTGGTGATAGTGTTGCAAGACATGTTACAGCTGAAAAAACTCGCCAAGGGCTCGAGTTTGACATGGAAGAAGCTGTAAGAGTGTATCTCGACAGGTTACAGAGGATGCACGCACCAAAGGTTTCTTGGTGGAGTTTGCGCAGTGGTGATAGTGCTGCAGGACAAGTTACAGCTGAAGAAACTCGCCATGGGCTTGAGTTTGACATGGAAGAAGCTGTAAGGGTGTATCTCGACAGGTTACAGAGGATGCACGCACCAAAGGTTTCTTGGTGGAGTTTTCGCAGTGGTGATAGTGCTGCAGGACAAGTTACAGCTGAAGAAACTCGCCATGGGCTTGAGTTTGACATGGAAGAAGCTCTAAGGGTGTATCTCGACAGGTTACAGAGGATGCACACACCAAAAGTTTCTTGGTGGAGTTTCCGCAGTGGTGATAGTGCTGCAGGACAAATTATAGCTGAAGAAACTCACCATGGGCTTGAGTTTGACATGGAAAAAGCTGTAAGGGAGTATCTCAAGAGAGCGTCACAGGCTTGGATGATGCGAGATATGGTTAAAGGATACTAGTAGTGGGCTAAATCTACTGGTAACTGTTTTCTTAGACTCAGGGAATTGAACATGAGACTTGTGTCGAAAGTATTTACAACAAGGTGGAGTTGTGTGGTGTGACCAGTTAATATCGACATCGTTACGAGTGTGTTCAAGGTGGAGTCTTGCTGGACAGGTAGCTGTTCGAATCAGAGGATGACTCCAGATGAAAACATGTATGTTTCGGGTCTTCTGCATGGGATTCTGTAGAAATTTATTTCTGTATCTCAGGGATATGAGGTGAATCAGAAGAGTCTACAACGGTATCATAGTTGCAGATTGGTAATGATTTGTTTGAGCAGTGGTTGAGCAGAGATTCTTTGTATCGAGAGTCTTCTTAGCTAGTTGAGCTAAGCGGTGGGTTCTGTTGGCAACAACAGCGGTGCATAATGATGTTCAAGATAAGGTGTTCATTCAGATTATTGTAAAGGAAAATCTCAGGATTCAGTGGGTCTACTGGCTGTTGAGGTTGTTTGAGTCAAAGGGGTTTCTGATTTGAGGCAGTGGTGATTCAGGTTTGTAAGAGTTTCAGGCCAGCATCGGCATCAAGTTTATTGCAGAAAGATTGGATTCAAAGTTTGTATCAAAAGTCATCTGATACAGTACATGTTTGAATTAGAGTCACAAGAAGTTGATTAAGTCTAACATTGCTTCAAGGTTAACGCTGAAGTGTCGATGGAAATAATCAAGTGCATGGTGGTGACTGAAGTAATAGGACTGCATGGTTTTGAAGACATGGTTGTTATTGGTAGAGCTTCGAGTTTGAGGTTCCAAGGAAAAACAACGAAGGAGTCTTCAGGTTGtatcgatttggatacatgtgtGATGCTGGGAGGAAACTTGTTTAAGGCGTATTGAAGTTGAGCAAGTGAAGCTCAACAGGTGGATGAAACCGAATGAGCTTTATTCAGAATATGTGAGGCTGAGAAGGTCGGTTCTCAGCAGACTGCAAGAGATGCAGAAGGTGAGCATGTCTTTTGCTCTGACTTCAAGAAGTTTTGAAGCGACTAAGGATTCTCGGAGTGGTCAAACACTATGGTGTTTGGCACTGTTTGGTATTTCACGAGTTGGCAACATGGTAGCTGCAGATAGAGCTGATTAATCATCAAGGTAGAGATTGTTATGTTGGTGATGAATAATCAGTTATATTGGAAGCTTGAACCACGTCGAGATTGAAAATTAGGTTATATGGCGTTTTGGTTAAACGGTCGGTTAAATATTACTCAATGGTTTACGGTTATTAAAAACCAGTTATCAGTTGTAACTACCTATGCCTAATATAAAAGCAAGGCTCGTGTGTTGTACACTAAGGAGGTTAGTGTCTTGCCTTGCCAGGCCCCAGGGACGTAGCCCCACCGGTGAACTCTGGGTCATCAAATAAACTATGTATTGAAGTTTGGTCAAGACGACCGGACTTGTTCAAGTTGGGCTAACTTGCACAAGTTGGGTTAACTTGCACAAGTCTCGCGTGTATGAACTATGAGCCTAATCGACAAAGCCCATTAGATCAAGTTCTGATTATATCAGATGGAGAGGTCACGACAGATGACCTAACACAAGAAGACACAAAGGAAACACAGAGGAGAGGCACGGAAGAGTGGGAGCTCGAGAGAGCTCGAGACCAGGGCTTGGTCTGAAGAAAGAGAGCTAGAGAGAACTAGGTTCTCAGTACCCTAGCTAGGTTCTTCCCTATATACTTGTATCTCTAGGTGATTTGTAACAGAGATCAAGAGAGGTTGACAGGAACTGTAACCTCTAGATATTGTACTCTCGTGTTTTGATATAATGGAAGGTTGAGAGACCGATTTTTCTCTTCGGTGAGTATAGCTCATTCTTCACATCGAGGAAGGGAGGTGAACACCGGATTAACAAAAGTGTCTTGTGTTCCTTCTTTACTTGTTTGATTCGTGTTCCGCGTACTTGTTTGATTAGTAACTAGGTTTGCGATAAAAATTACTGTAAGCTTTCCAGGAAAGAGACAAATTCCCTAAATAAAATTCTTTAGCGTTTTTTTTCGAAACACTTGAAATCATGATAGACTCTAGCATTGGATATATCCAAACTATCAAAACAATATGTGTCAAAATTGGTTTTTCCAAATGTATTAACCTTAGTCTAGCGGCTTAATCCCAGTCGAGATTTCCCATAATCTTCTTAGATGATGCTAACAATCTCGTCTAATTTCGATTCTAGAAAGTCATTGGTTTCTTTAAGCACATTGATAGCTGGTTGACATTAATATGTTTATTAAAACCCAActttaatcattttttattaactaatatgTAATCAAGAAAGCCATTGGAGCACATTGGATTCAGTTGAAACTTACAaaggctgtaaattaaaaaCAGGTCCTTGTTGTTGGGTGTCAAAAATGGCTTATATAAAATTCTTTAGCGTTTTTTGacagaagtttttttttttttgaaacactgacataagtattttatataaCGATTTTAGAATAGATCGATGTTTTGGATGTCGAAAATGGCTTAGtgaagttgcaaaaaaaaaaaaaaatggcttagtatttataggaaaaataTTAGGTCTACAAAGTATGTAGATTAGTTTAGGTGGTGCACGATTTTGTAGTAGCCTGTTAAATCTTTCGAAATATTCGTAAATGCTAAAAGATGTATTAATGAATATGCTAAAAGTTAGTGGCCCGGATTTTTATATAAATCGAATATACTAAAAGTTCatgtatttttcataattatcttATAAATTTCGTGAAATTGTTTACAAACTATTTGAACATGGAAAATCCCTATAAATAATTGATAGctaataataatatcatacgACCTATTAATattgtacatatatatttaatttaagttgttatGTTATTAATATAATGGTCACTAGACTTGGATCCGCGCGCCCGCGCggatatatttttcaaaaatatgtttctatttgtttttcatgtcaaTAATATAAGGGTTAGGCAAAATACCCGAATCTGGAGAACCAAACCGATctcgatccgaaaaagtagtaccaaacccaaatcgaaattgattaaatatccaaattattcaaaattttggtttttggagaACCgtatccgatccgaaccgaagtattccgAGAACccgaatgtatccgaaatagatttatatatatattaattattttttaatttaatatatataaaacatctagaatatatatgatacttttaagctggtttaaatacttgaaaatatagaCAAATAGtcaatagtaaatatataaaatagtaaaagtatacttaaaaaaccaaaaatacttaaaatatttattgattatctatccaaatatttgaactaaaatagtttatttattaagtttagGTATCCTAACAtgtgttattcaaatttatatttaatatattattttgtttatagtttttgagaaatttaaagtatataaatatataatgaattttaaaagtaatttaaatgagttatccgaactcgaaccgaacccgcaaaaaTCCGAAGCGAACCTGaactgaaatttagaaatattagaATGATCCTGAAATCTTTGACTCcggaaacccgaaaccaaacagacctgaaccgaacccgattagGTACCAGATAGACagttttacataatataatggacttccaaattttcttaaaaatataagcccattacttttttttctcttaatttacttctatccatgtttccaaacaaacatattttttaaaactacaatctatgtttccaaacaaacctcttttttaaaattacaatccatatttccaaacaaactttttttttaaactacaatctatgttttcaaacaaagttttaataagatagatattataagttttaataagatagatattaTAATTAAGATAGATATACTATATTAATAGTGTATAGGTTACCAGAGGCACGGGCCTCATGCAGTCAGCAAATTTCTCCTCAAtaaatgaagatgaagatggatCGACCCTAATATAAATTCCATCTCTTTCAATTAGATGAGAAGCTGCATGGAAGATGGAAGCCTTATCTGTCTGTGACATCATTTAACGAGACTTTGCAATTTGTCTGGTTAATGTGCAATATTCATGCGTCTTTAAATGAAGTTTCTTCTCCTCCTTATGTACACCCAACCACAACTTTCTCTAATGGCTTCAATCGGTTTATTTGAAGTATTCTTTTGCTTCTGCTTTCTCATTTTATATTACTTTCTCATCAAGAAACCCTTAGGTTTCAAAAAAGCTTTTCATAGCAACCCTAGAAACTGGCCCGTTCTCGGTATGCTTCCTGGTGCGCTTGTGATTCTCCATCGACTATATGACTGTAGCGTTGAGGTTCTCGAGAACGCCAACTTGACGTTTCAGTTCATAGGTCCATGGTTGTCTGGAATGGACATATTGATCACGGTTGATCCAGAAAATATCAATTACATACTGAGCTCAAACTTCTCAAATTACATCAAAGGTCCTGAGTACCAAGAAGTTTTTGAAGCTTATGGAGATGGGATCGTCAACTCGGACCTGGAGCTATATATGGAGGAATTTGAGGAAGGCTTCTCAGGCCATATTCGGCGATCAAGGAGTAAACTCAAAGACGGTCTTGTGCCTCTTTTCAATCATTTTGCAAAGGAAGAAATGGTTGTGGACTTGCAAGATGTGTTCCAGAGGTTCATGTTCGATACAACGTTTATTTCTTTAACCGGGTTCGATATGAAAAGTCTCTCCCTCGAAATGCCGGAGGTTGGGTTTGCTAATGCTCTTGATGATGTTGGAGATGCGATAATGTATAGGCATATTACGCCGAGATTCTTATGGAAGCTACAAAAATGGATTGGAgtcggaagagagaagaagatgacgGAAGCTAATGCCACTTTTGATCGTGTTTGTGCAACATACGTATCAGCGAAGagagatgaaataaaaaaaggaaaaagtggtGAAGATCTTTTGACATTATTCATGAAGCTTGATACTATAGAAACAGAAGATCAAGCTAGCAACACAGTAAATCACAACGGGAAGTCCCTTTTCTTTATTCAATCACCTCAAAGCTTAATATCACAACTCACAAGCTCAATCACAATTATCGTAGTTATCTGTCTCATTCGACATTGCTATATATATAACTCATATTTCCTATTCCTAATAGATAAACATAAATCATATTATGATCCTTATCTCAAGTGGATCATAAACCAAATAGGAAATAGGTTACTTGCTCCTCAAGCTTACCTCAAGCTTAtctccaacattctcccccttaagcttgaactCAATTTCATTCACATCCTTCACTCCGATCATGCTTCTCATTTCCTTGAATTTGATCATTCCAAGAGATTTCGTCAGTATGTCAGCTCGCTGTTCACTTCCAGGTACATGCTCCACCTCCACTTGTTCATTCTCAACACATTCTCTAATAAAATGAAACCTTCGGTGTATGTGTTTACTTCGTCCGTGGAAAATTGGATTCTTCGTCAATGCAATTGCTGATTTGTTATCAACTTTTATAACCACACGCTTGCTTCCTTCTCCTACGGTTTCACTTAGGAGATCTTGGAGCCAAATGGCTTGCTTAGCTGCTTCAGTTGCAGCCATAAACTCAGCTTCACAAGAGGACAACACTACTATCTCTTGCTTGGTTGAACACCAGGTGATAGGACTCTCTCCAAGATAAAAGATGTGGCCAGTTGTGCTCTTTCCATCATCCTCATCAACATTATGAGAACTGTCGCTAAACCCTGTCAACTCCACGTTCAGGTTGCGTTTGAAGTAGAGACCAAGTGAACATGTTCCTCGTAGATATCTCAAAACTTGTTTCAAGGCTGCACCATGCGAGTCTCTTGGATCTTGCATATACCTACTAAGGACCCCAACAGAATATGATAGATCAGGCCGAGTATGTAGTAGATACCTGAGACACCCAATGCTGCGACGGTACTCCTTTTCTTCAATGCTCTTCTCCTTAAGCGCTCTGGAGAATTTTGCATTCATCCCCATCGGCACATGTGTCGGATTGCAAGAACTCATACCAGTTTCCTCAAGTATTCTTTGTGCATAGCGATCTTGTTTTAGTATGATGCCTCCCTCATGTTGATGAACCTCAATACCcaaataatatgttaatttaCCAAGATCACTCATCTCGAACTTAGCCGCCATCTCAAGTTTAAACTCATGAATTAGTTTCAGCGAGGATCCACTGATAAGCAGGTCGTCTACGTATACGACTACAACAAGAAGCTCCTTTCTAACTACCTTTCGGTAGAGTGATGGTTCCTTCGAGCATCGTTCGAAGTTTAGTCCGCGTAGGCTCTGGTTCAACTTAATGTTCCAGGCCCTAGGAGCTTGACGCAAGCCATATAAAGCTTTCTTGAGCTTGTAAACTTTCTTCTCGTGTCCTGCAACAACGAAGCCCTCAGGTTGATTAACATATACCTCTTCCTTTAGATCTCCGTGAAGAAAGGCCGTTTTTACATCGAGGTGATGTATCTCCCATCCATTCGAGGCTGCGAGCGCAATGATCAATCTTATGGTTTCAATACGAGCTACTGGAGCGAACACTTCGTCAAAATCCACACCATGCCTCTGGACATACCCCTTAGCTACCAAGCGAGTTTTATACTTACTGATGCTTCCATCAGCATTACGTTTGATTTTAAATACCCATTTTAAACCGATTGGCTTTACTCCTTCAGGTAGATCCACAAGAGtccatgtattatttttttctatcgAGTAAAGTTCATCCTCACAAGCTTCAATCCAAACTTTCAAATCTTTAGCCTCACTAAAATCCCACGGCTCATTATTTATGATCACCAACAAACGTTCACCTTCGATTTCTGCAAGCATAACGTAATCATCAAGGTAAGAGGGTTTAGTGGTTACACGAGATGACCTCCTTGGTTGATTcaaggtttcttcttcttcgctgtTGCTctgttcttcttcatcttcttcaacgtCATTAGTAAACTCCAATGGAGTTTCTTCACCATTACTCAACTGTTTTAAGTTGACTCTAAACTCTCCTGGATCAGTGTTCAACGAGTTTATTCCACGACTCCAGCTCCATTCCTTTTCCTCATCGAACAGAACATCCCGGCTCACTACCACTCGTTTGCTTACTGGATCAACTAGGCGATACGCTTTTGATCCAGGTTCTGTTCCAAGATGAACAAGTATCCTCGTCCTGTCATCGAGTTTCTTTCGTCCTGCAGTATCTGTTTTCGCATAACACACACAACCAAATACTCTTAAGTGAGATAGATTAGGCTTTCGACTTCTCAAGACTTCGTATGGCGTTTTTCCTTCTAGTGATCATGTTGCCACTCTGTTAATCAAGTAGGTGGCGTGTCTCGTTGCTTCACCCCACAATGCATTTGGCATGTTCATGTGTTTTAGTAGGCTTCTTGTCATCTCCAACAATGTGCGGTTACGTCGCTCCACGACTCCGTTTTGCTGAGGCGAATAGGGAGCCGTTAAGTGTCTATCAATCCCATTCTTATCACAGTATGCTTGAAACTCGTGGGAGGTAAACTCACCTCCCCTGTCTGTACGGAGCGTTTTTATCtttgtctttgtttctttttcaacAAGTGATCTGAACgctttgaatttttcaaagGCTTCGCTTTTCTCACCTAACAAAACAGTCCACATGTAACGGGGGTGATCATCAATGAGTACGAATATGTACCGTTTGTGCGCTGGTGTTGCTGGTGTAATAGGCCCACATAAATCTCCATGAATCAGCTCAAGTAGATCAGTTGCTCGAAAGGACGTTGCTTGTGGGAATGGCTTTCTAGTTTGTTTCCCACGCAAGCAAGACACACACGTTTCTTTGCTCACCTCAATCTCTGGTATCCCAACAACAAGATCCTTGCTCACCATCATCTTCATTGTTGTTCTATTAATATGACCCAACCGAGCATGCCATTTAGTTGAATCTGTTGTAGAATTTACTTGAAGACAGCGAATCAGGTCGACTTGTAGATTGACTTTGTATAGCCTATTCTTTGACCTAGTTGTTTTTACCATTAGTTGTCCCACGCGATCATAGAGTAGCAGTGTATTATTCTTCATTCGTACCTCACAGCCTACCTCGGTAGCTTGGCCTAGACTCACAATGTTGCTCTTAAGCTTAGGAATGTAATAAACATTATTTAGTATCTTCTTCTCCCCTCCATCGAAGATAAAGCGTACTGCGCCTTTTCCTTCTATATTTATTCTGGAATCGTCGCCAAACCGTACTATACCAGTAACAGTCTCATCCAGCTCTGAGAAGAAGTGACGATTACCACTCATATGGTTACTCGCTCCATTGTCGAGATACCAAACATTCTTTGAATCAGTCTCAGCCTCAAAAATATTAGGGTTCACTCTGTTTTCATTAAGGAAGACAACTTCATTCATCATTAGCTCATCTGCTTCTTGagtttcttcatcttttttctCAGTGGTCTCTTGAAGCTTTAGTATCTTGTCTGGACACTCAGTCGCATAGTGGCCCTGTTTATCACATTGAAAACATGTAATATGAGAGAGATCGCGACCTTTTCCTTGTTTGTATGCATCTCTCTGAGCCTGAAAAGATCCAGAGCGGCCACGACCTCTTCCTCTCCATGAGCCGCGACCACCTCGTCCTCTGCCTCTGCCATAGTTCCCGCTATTGCCATCTTGACTATAGTCCATGTTTGCGTACATCAGTTTCTCTTGATCAACTGCTATgtcgtcttcttcatcttcagcaACTCTCTCCTCATACGCTTTCATTCTACCAACAATGTCCTCGAAACTTGTTTCATTAAGATCCAGGACTTGTTCTAGAGAAGCAACCATGTGTATATATTTCTTTCTCGGCAAGCTTTTCagaaacttctttaccagctttGGTTCCTCAATGACTTCTCCCAGAGATGCAGATTTTGAAGTTATTTCAGACAATCTTCCAACAAACATATCAATCGTATCACCATCTTTCATCTTGATTCTTTCAAATTCTGCCATCAGTGTTTGTAACCTAGCTTCTCGTACTCTCTCGGCTCCTATATGGCGAGCTTTGATAGCATCCCACACGGCTTTCGCCGTGTCTAGGTCTCCTACTTGTAAAGTCAACGCCTCTGGAATTGATTGAAACAAGAGTGCGATAGctaagttatttttttcttcagatTTGTTTCCAGGATCGATAACTTCCCAAACTTTGTGAACCTTCAACGCAATCTTCATTCTCATAGCCCACACCGTATAGTTTGTAGATGTTAACATTGGAAACTTAATGGATGAGGATCGAGCCTCTTTGTTGCCAAGTTCGTCTTCATCTTTTATGTCTGCCATTATAATCTTATGGTTTCCAAACCtggatgctctgataccaaatatagaaaCAGAAGATCAAGCTAGCAACACAGTAAATCACAACGGGAAGTCCCTTTTCTTTATTCAATCACCTCAAAGCTTAATATCACAACTCACAAGCTC encodes:
- the LOC111205603 gene encoding alkane hydroxylase MAH1-like produces the protein MLPGALVILHRLYDCSVEVLENANLTFQFIGPWLSGMDILITVDPENINYILSSNFSNYIKGPEYQEVFEAYGDGIVNSDLELYMEEFEEGFSGHIRRSRSKLKDGLVPLFNHFAKEEMVVDLQDVFQRFMFDTTFISLTGFDMKSLSLEMPEVGFANALDDVGDAIMYRHITPRFLWKLQKWIGVGREKKMTEANATFDRKQKIKLATQ